The following are encoded in a window of Telmatobacter sp. DSM 110680 genomic DNA:
- a CDS encoding helix-turn-helix transcriptional regulator, whose protein sequence is MSKVSACTSSFFRNPERFRRGLWGILFGEEIQFRRQKRGLSIKNAAKRAGSSVEEWQAMEAGQVPESWEQLCAFGRGLGEKKLVMASLVILYSGAWEDGDSLSGQVRHRYS, encoded by the coding sequence ATGAGTAAAGTATCTGCATGCACTTCTTCGTTCTTCCGAAATCCAGAACGCTTCCGCCGCGGCCTCTGGGGCATATTGTTCGGCGAGGAAATCCAGTTCCGGCGCCAGAAGCGCGGGCTATCGATCAAGAATGCGGCCAAACGGGCCGGCAGCTCCGTCGAGGAATGGCAGGCCATGGAGGCTGGCCAAGTCCCCGAGTCCTGGGAGCAACTGTGTGCCTTCGGGAGGGGCCTCGGAGAGAAAAAGCTGGTCATGGCCTCCCTGGTGATCCTCTATTCCGGAGCCTGGGAGGATGGCGATAGTCTATCCGGCCAAGTTAGGCATAGGTACTCATAA
- a CDS encoding plasmid partition protein ParG, with amino-acid sequence MSQIKPVKQKVKRMNLNVPVELHNNFKATTAAQGLNMTDVLMEFIKGYVDKKSPKGRRK; translated from the coding sequence GTGAGCCAGATCAAACCCGTAAAGCAGAAGGTGAAACGCATGAACCTGAACGTACCCGTTGAGTTGCACAACAACTTCAAGGCAACCACCGCCGCACAAGGACTCAACATGACCGATGTTTTGATGGAGTTCATCAAGGGCTACGTCGACAAGAAGTCTCCCAAGGGGCGGCGCAAGTGA
- a CDS encoding recombinase family protein, which yields MKRTALYLRVSTVDQHPETQGYDLRQMAVQRGYEITQEYTDRISGVKSRRPALDDLMRDARRGRFDVVLVWACDRIARSTRHLLEVLDELNHLGIEFVSFREQMDTGGPLGRAIVVIIGVVAELERNLIIERVRSEMRRARLEGRQIGRKPLDLDREAILRDRQHGLSLRQIADVHRISRATAHRVVNAQNTAGATVSQGV from the coding sequence GTGAAACGCACCGCTCTCTATCTCAGGGTGTCGACTGTCGACCAGCATCCGGAGACTCAGGGGTATGACCTGCGCCAGATGGCCGTTCAGCGCGGCTATGAGATCACGCAGGAGTATACCGACCGGATCAGCGGCGTGAAGTCACGCCGGCCTGCTCTGGATGATCTAATGCGCGATGCCCGCCGGGGGCGTTTCGACGTAGTCCTGGTCTGGGCCTGCGATCGTATCGCCCGCTCGACCAGGCATCTGCTCGAGGTGCTCGACGAGCTGAACCACCTCGGCATCGAGTTCGTCTCGTTCCGCGAACAGATGGACACCGGCGGTCCGCTGGGCCGTGCCATCGTTGTGATCATCGGGGTCGTCGCTGAACTGGAGCGCAACCTGATCATCGAGCGCGTGCGATCCGAAATGCGGCGCGCTCGACTCGAAGGCCGTCAGATCGGAAGAAAACCGCTTGACCTCGACCGCGAAGCCATCCTTCGCGATCGCCAGCACGGTCTGAGCCTGCGCCAGATCGCCGACGTTCACCGCATCAGCCGTGCCACTGCGCATCGTGTCGTCAACGCCCAGAACACTGCCGGCGCTACTGTCTCACAAGGGGTGTGA
- a CDS encoding capsule assembly Wzi family protein has product MSVRQRAATASLIAVTTVLAGFLSIGPAVLAETPAAAEGGAQTIPDTGRPVPVCEPSTLDSPYIPVDSWVYPAVFRLYGLGYVDTVFLNMRPWTRASLDHMLEQAAARIEDAQDTPDATSNEAQQIYEALDREIHPDMQGPCLAFKGHTRIESIYSTSRAITGTPLHDSFHLGQTVINDYGRPDENGFNNYTGISGYASAGRFLVYARGEFQAAPSATGYSPALAQQLSEIDGIPFIDPKTGHPYHQMTIPLGPIDTTVHARVLEAYVSANILHHEISLGKQDDWLGPGLGAGFAYSNNAENLYTFRINRIEPLHVPGLSYVTGPFRYEFMIGGLHGHTYVPNPAYPGAGQPNVITPGDPWMHLEKISFRPTENLEFGFERTAIWGGQGHGPITIHTFLKSFFSFASPPAGEKLGRNDPGARFGAFDFSYRLPFVRNWLTLYSDGEVHDDVSPIDAPRRAAWRPGLYLSHVPGLPKVDVRAEAVYTDPPVSTSGGGHFMYWESLQRHGYTNNGQIFGDWIGREAKGGQGWIAYHLSGNEWIQVGIRNQKAAKDFIQGGTTINDIKFQVVKRIGKDLEVNGSFAFEKWKAPIYLPGQQTVTTTAVQFTWYPQRKLAF; this is encoded by the coding sequence ATGAGCGTCAGACAACGCGCAGCCACTGCTTCTCTCATCGCAGTTACGACCGTGCTGGCAGGATTCCTGAGTATCGGGCCAGCGGTCTTAGCCGAGACACCCGCAGCAGCTGAAGGCGGTGCCCAAACAATTCCCGACACTGGTCGCCCGGTTCCCGTTTGTGAGCCCTCGACACTCGATTCCCCATACATCCCCGTCGACAGCTGGGTTTATCCAGCGGTCTTCCGGCTCTATGGTCTTGGCTATGTCGACACAGTATTTCTCAACATGCGCCCATGGACCCGCGCGAGCCTGGACCATATGCTCGAGCAGGCTGCCGCGCGCATCGAAGACGCGCAAGACACGCCCGACGCAACGTCGAACGAGGCTCAGCAGATCTATGAGGCTCTCGATCGCGAGATTCACCCAGATATGCAGGGCCCTTGCCTTGCTTTCAAAGGCCACACACGCATCGAATCAATCTACTCCACTTCTCGCGCTATCACCGGTACCCCTCTCCACGATAGCTTTCACCTCGGCCAGACGGTCATTAACGACTATGGTCGCCCCGACGAGAACGGATTCAACAACTACACGGGCATCAGCGGATACGCATCGGCTGGCCGATTCCTGGTCTACGCGCGCGGCGAGTTCCAGGCGGCGCCTTCCGCCACTGGATACTCTCCAGCGCTTGCACAACAACTCTCCGAAATCGATGGCATACCATTCATCGATCCGAAAACCGGCCATCCCTACCATCAAATGACGATTCCGCTGGGCCCCATCGATACAACGGTTCATGCCCGTGTTCTCGAAGCCTACGTCTCCGCGAATATTCTTCATCACGAAATCTCGCTTGGGAAACAGGATGATTGGCTTGGTCCGGGCTTGGGCGCCGGATTCGCGTACTCCAATAACGCTGAGAACCTCTATACGTTCCGCATCAATCGCATCGAGCCTTTGCACGTCCCCGGGTTATCGTATGTGACAGGGCCGTTCCGCTATGAATTCATGATCGGCGGACTGCACGGCCACACGTACGTTCCCAATCCCGCTTATCCCGGCGCAGGCCAGCCGAATGTGATCACTCCAGGCGACCCCTGGATGCATCTCGAAAAGATCAGCTTCCGTCCAACAGAAAACCTGGAATTCGGCTTTGAACGCACAGCCATCTGGGGCGGACAAGGTCATGGACCCATCACGATACACACATTTCTCAAGAGCTTCTTTAGCTTCGCCTCTCCTCCCGCTGGAGAGAAGCTTGGCCGCAACGATCCGGGGGCACGCTTCGGTGCCTTCGATTTTTCTTACCGGCTGCCGTTCGTGCGCAACTGGCTCACTCTTTACTCTGACGGCGAGGTTCACGATGACGTATCTCCCATCGATGCGCCGCGTCGCGCGGCATGGCGTCCAGGCCTCTATTTGTCTCACGTTCCCGGCTTGCCAAAAGTCGACGTTCGCGCTGAAGCTGTCTACACAGATCCTCCGGTCTCCACCAGCGGAGGCGGCCACTTCATGTATTGGGAATCCCTTCAGAGACACGGATACACCAACAATGGGCAGATCTTTGGCGATTGGATCGGTCGCGAAGCCAAGGGCGGACAAGGTTGGATCGCTTATCACCTCAGCGGCAACGAGTGGATTCAGGTAGGCATCAGAAATCAGAAGGCTGCCAAAGATTTCATCCAGGGCGGCACAACGATCAACGACATTAAATTCCAGGTCGTGAAGCGTATCGGCAAGGACCTCGAGGTCAACGGCAGCTTCGCCTTCGAAAAATGGAAGGCCCCAATCTATCTACCGGGTCAGCAGACAGTCACCACCACCGCTGTCCAGTTCACTTGGTATCCCCAAAGAAAACTGGCTTTCTAA
- a CDS encoding plasmid partitioning protein RepB C-terminal domain-containing protein, whose product MTKPVHIAFEKFEYTIPLTKIVPQRPLVPEHRQTAKYKQIFQSIKAIGIIEALVVYPKSPDEYLLLDGHTRLGVLKELGISEARCTLATDDEAYTYNKHLNCISTVGQYFMILKAIENGVPEKRLAEALNVDIKNIRLKRNMLNGICPEAILVLRNQKVAVGVFPVLRKMKPVRQVEAAEHMTAGATYSVTFAKALLAVTKPELLVKPTPKPRIAANSVAAQEMLGMETDRLVKDLKTIEESYGKDVLTLTVCSGFIKKMLADSQVGSYLSLHHSDLLEAVRTAIAD is encoded by the coding sequence ATGACCAAACCGGTGCACATCGCATTTGAGAAGTTTGAGTACACCATTCCATTGACAAAAATCGTCCCTCAGCGTCCTCTCGTTCCGGAGCATCGGCAAACCGCCAAGTACAAACAAATCTTTCAGTCGATCAAAGCAATCGGTATTATTGAGGCTTTGGTGGTGTATCCGAAAAGCCCTGACGAGTATTTGCTTCTCGATGGCCATACTCGCCTCGGCGTGCTTAAGGAACTTGGCATTAGCGAAGCTCGTTGCACGCTGGCAACAGATGATGAGGCCTACACATACAACAAACATCTAAACTGCATTTCAACTGTTGGTCAGTATTTCATGATTCTCAAGGCTATCGAGAATGGCGTTCCGGAAAAGCGTCTCGCAGAAGCCTTGAATGTAGATATAAAGAATATTAGACTGAAGCGTAATATGCTGAATGGCATCTGTCCTGAAGCTATTCTGGTTTTACGCAACCAAAAGGTCGCCGTCGGCGTTTTCCCGGTGTTGCGAAAAATGAAGCCGGTCAGACAGGTCGAGGCAGCAGAGCATATGACTGCTGGAGCCACGTATTCCGTCACATTTGCCAAAGCCCTTCTGGCAGTCACCAAGCCCGAACTGCTCGTAAAACCCACACCTAAGCCAAGAATCGCGGCTAATTCTGTAGCTGCTCAAGAGATGCTGGGAATGGAAACGGATCGGCTTGTCAAGGATCTTAAAACCATCGAGGAGTCATACGGCAAGGATGTTCTCACGCTGACTGTATGCTCAGGTTTTATTAAGAAGATGCTAGCCGATTCGCAAGTGGGAAGCTATCTGTCTCTACATCATTCAGACCTGCTTGAGGCTGTCAGGACGGCGATCGCAGATTGA
- a CDS encoding ParB N-terminal domain-containing protein, giving the protein MRQKALLDIPICEIRIVNPRTRKKKRFAAVVSSIETVGLKKPITVAKRAAAEDGTQYDLICGQGRIEAFLALGQQTIPANVVEASREDQFVMSLVENIARHQSSNKGLLREVMSLKNRGYGTKQIALKLGCDVSYVAALGRLIDRNELALVEAVEARKIPLSIALVIATAEEPDIRAALSQAYESGELRGAKLQQAKRIIAARGTRVPELGGPPQDSGRSGRALVREYERRTREQQALVRRASNTRDKLLLLKSAMKTLLADESFITLLREENLQDIPSELACEGALIR; this is encoded by the coding sequence ATGAGGCAAAAAGCTCTTTTGGATATCCCTATCTGCGAAATCCGGATCGTCAATCCGAGAACGCGCAAGAAGAAGCGCTTTGCAGCGGTTGTAAGCAGTATTGAAACAGTCGGTTTAAAGAAGCCCATCACGGTAGCTAAAAGAGCCGCTGCCGAAGACGGAACTCAGTATGACCTGATCTGCGGACAAGGCCGAATTGAAGCCTTCTTAGCCCTGGGACAACAAACAATTCCCGCCAACGTTGTTGAGGCATCGAGAGAAGACCAATTCGTAATGAGCCTCGTCGAGAACATAGCACGACATCAATCTTCGAACAAAGGACTGCTTCGCGAGGTGATGTCTCTTAAGAATCGAGGATACGGAACCAAACAGATCGCTTTGAAGCTCGGATGCGATGTTAGCTACGTCGCGGCGCTTGGCCGCTTAATTGATCGGAATGAATTAGCCCTCGTTGAGGCGGTTGAAGCCCGTAAGATTCCGCTGTCTATCGCACTGGTGATTGCCACTGCGGAGGAACCTGACATTCGGGCCGCACTCTCTCAAGCATATGAAAGTGGGGAACTTCGAGGTGCGAAGCTACAGCAAGCAAAGCGCATCATCGCGGCTCGTGGTACGAGGGTACCTGAATTGGGCGGACCTCCTCAGGACTCGGGACGAAGCGGTCGGGCACTCGTTAGAGAGTACGAAAGGCGTACCAGAGAACAGCAAGCCTTGGTAAGACGTGCTTCAAATACGCGGGATAAACTGTTACTTCTCAAGTCTGCAATGAAGACCCTTCTCGCAGATGAGAGTTTCATTACACTTCTCCGCGAAGAGAACTTGCAGGACATCCCGAGTGAACTCGCGTGCGAGGGAGCGCTAATCAGATGA
- a CDS encoding recombinase family protein, producing the protein MSTNPVSIQSEISQNRVTCQEGVETPGIRSLRAAQYVRMSTDRQCYSIQHQLDAIALYAQNHRMVIVRTFADEGKSGLSLDGRAGLVDLFSLVQSGLADFKAILVYDVSRWGRFQDVDESSYWEYVCKRAGVIVHYCAEPFINNGSFSSVIFKALKRTMAAEYSRELSDKVFAGQCRLIELGYRQGGPVGFGLRRMLVDHEGRPKGILHKGEIKCLQTDRVVLVPGPEEELKIVHEIYHSFVEESKTRSRIANELNARGIPSGAKRPWSYYLVHEILINPKYIGANVYNRRSCKLKQRAIPNPEPLWIRREGAFPSIISPDMFERAAKIIESMNHRPTDDEVLDQLRSLLISKGRLSAKVINDEMRRHKSRCISDRFGSLRRAYEKLGYSPQRDLSFLDINRVVNALQVECINKISSQLEANGAVVVFDPRAGILRINGDFTLRLIIAKCCKPFGTMRWRIRPKSSFCDLTVIARMSEDNTHIMDYYLFPNREHLPEKFVLAAENSIVFDVYRFDNLDPIYQICRRRQVGDSL; encoded by the coding sequence ATGTCGACAAATCCGGTCTCCATCCAATCGGAGATTTCACAAAATCGGGTAACCTGCCAAGAAGGAGTGGAAACTCCAGGCATCCGGTCCTTGCGTGCGGCACAGTACGTTAGGATGTCGACCGATCGCCAGTGCTATTCCATTCAACATCAGCTAGATGCGATCGCATTGTACGCACAAAATCATCGGATGGTCATCGTCCGCACGTTTGCGGATGAGGGAAAAAGTGGCCTCAGCTTGGACGGCAGAGCGGGACTTGTCGATCTGTTTTCGCTTGTTCAAAGCGGATTAGCGGATTTTAAAGCGATTTTGGTATATGACGTGAGCCGCTGGGGACGCTTTCAAGATGTAGACGAGAGCAGCTACTGGGAGTATGTGTGTAAACGCGCCGGCGTTATCGTCCATTACTGCGCAGAACCATTCATTAACAATGGGAGTTTTTCGTCGGTCATTTTCAAGGCTCTAAAACGGACGATGGCCGCCGAATACAGCCGCGAACTGTCGGACAAGGTATTTGCTGGGCAATGCAGATTGATTGAGCTCGGTTACCGCCAGGGCGGCCCCGTCGGTTTTGGATTGCGGCGCATGCTTGTCGATCATGAAGGCCGTCCGAAAGGAATCCTCCATAAAGGCGAAATAAAGTGCTTGCAGACTGACCGGGTCGTATTGGTGCCAGGTCCTGAAGAAGAACTGAAGATCGTACACGAGATTTACCATTCGTTTGTCGAAGAGTCAAAGACCCGATCACGAATTGCAAACGAACTAAACGCGCGAGGGATTCCGAGCGGAGCCAAACGGCCTTGGTCGTACTATCTAGTCCACGAGATTCTGATAAATCCCAAGTACATCGGTGCCAACGTTTATAACAGAAGGTCTTGCAAGTTGAAGCAGCGCGCAATCCCCAACCCAGAACCACTGTGGATCCGCCGGGAGGGTGCCTTTCCTTCGATCATATCCCCAGATATGTTTGAGCGGGCGGCGAAAATCATCGAATCAATGAACCACAGACCGACTGATGATGAAGTGCTCGACCAGCTACGATCGCTGCTCATCTCTAAGGGAAGGCTCTCAGCAAAAGTGATTAATGATGAAATGCGTAGGCATAAAAGTCGGTGTATTTCGGACCGGTTCGGCAGCTTAAGACGAGCGTATGAAAAACTCGGATACAGCCCGCAGCGTGATTTGTCGTTCTTAGACATCAATCGCGTGGTTAATGCTCTACAAGTGGAATGCATCAACAAGATCTCATCACAGCTGGAAGCAAACGGTGCAGTCGTTGTATTTGATCCGCGAGCCGGAATCCTGAGGATAAATGGAGACTTCACGCTGCGATTGATCATCGCAAAGTGCTGCAAGCCATTCGGCACTATGCGTTGGCGCATTCGGCCTAAATCTTCATTTTGCGATCTGACTGTGATAGCCAGAATGAGCGAAGACAATACCCACATCATGGACTATTACCTCTTCCCGAATAGAGAACATCTACCTGAGAAGTTCGTTCTTGCAGCAGAGAATTCAATTGTTTTCGACGTTTATCGTTTTGACAACCTCGATCCTATCTATCAGATTTGCCGACGTAGGCAAGTAGGAGATTCTTTATGA
- a CDS encoding helix-turn-helix transcriptional regulator, with the protein MSTIVDIYLAPSSNHVGVSAEIKTRFGARLRALRASRGWTQAEMADLLAINRGYLSQLETGQRDPSLTVLQTLADGLSITLSHLLKGL; encoded by the coding sequence ATGTCTACGATCGTAGACATTTATTTGGCGCCGAGCAGCAACCATGTAGGAGTGTCCGCAGAAATCAAGACGCGATTTGGGGCAAGACTCCGAGCATTGAGGGCCAGCAGGGGATGGACCCAGGCAGAAATGGCTGATCTGTTGGCGATCAACCGGGGCTACTTGTCCCAACTCGAAACTGGACAGCGAGACCCGAGCTTGACCGTCCTGCAAACTCTTGCAGATGGTCTATCCATCACGCTATCGCATCTCCTAAAAGGGCTCTGA
- a CDS encoding phosphatase PAP2 family protein, translating to MAVVFVCFDVPIARRVYGMLSSAESLATGFGSAVLLGIEAAVALALVFIRITRGHLSPSREATLLACLASICAYAINDSTLKFFFGVPNPLAVLHGSQHAFNFLHGSSSSSFPSGHMVLAGAFAGVFMRLYRTSILPLSVFLLVPSVLLILGEWHFVSDVIAGTFVGVSAGLLASEVWLAHSR from the coding sequence ATGGCAGTGGTATTCGTATGCTTTGACGTGCCGATTGCCCGTCGAGTTTACGGGATGTTGTCATCCGCTGAAAGCTTGGCCACGGGATTTGGAAGTGCCGTTCTTCTCGGCATCGAAGCCGCTGTTGCGCTTGCACTCGTGTTCATTCGAATAACGCGTGGACATCTGTCGCCTTCTCGCGAGGCGACGCTGCTCGCATGCCTGGCTTCCATCTGTGCTTACGCAATCAATGACAGCACCCTGAAGTTCTTTTTTGGGGTTCCGAACCCTCTGGCCGTGTTACATGGATCCCAACATGCTTTCAACTTTCTGCATGGATCTTCGAGCAGCAGCTTTCCTTCGGGACACATGGTCCTTGCCGGCGCTTTCGCCGGTGTTTTCATGCGACTTTATCGGACCAGTATCTTGCCGCTTTCCGTATTTCTACTCGTCCCGTCAGTGCTGCTCATTTTGGGTGAATGGCATTTCGTCAGTGATGTGATCGCCGGAACATTTGTCGGCGTCTCGGCTGGCCTTCTGGCCAGCGAAGTCTGGCTCGCTCATTCAAGATAG
- a CDS encoding oligosaccharide flippase family protein: protein MRSVTWNYLGYFCEFVAGVFLLAFVVRKLPVDDYGIYLLAQSLAAFLYLLDFGLSNVLVPLYVSTFARGGIAEVSKLASCLVMTLLGMGIAGATGLSLAAMLMPELIRLPTARMALAVQVLIVVSAAVCLMLPQMALEHLCQAFHRFDRVNQVQIAAVAMRVVLTLVVLDAGKGILALAGVQVAVSLSRLAGLWLVASTGISGLSLRLFSFDTDRLREAIGLSRWAFVDDVSRRIGMNTETVVLAALGSLNQVAMFGIGGKLPAHLYQFAVRGLSVLVPTLTQHHAEGDTAQLRSTFCNAYRVCLTGVVPLATFGSIGARPLIAIWAGPAYLGAAPVLSWLMISALSMVILTPSDMVLYSHNRIGQAAWFSCIETLGKILVVLALAARYGAVGAAAGVAVWNWCVNLFCYLPAACKVAEMRPWELWRAALMGSSGASGQQAQSERTSNLLQGGAYVACAVVLAVGVRHLAALEMFAACVGVSLLYFAVWVGCTALPMWRRASAEAPAVL, encoded by the coding sequence GTGCGATCAGTAACGTGGAACTACCTGGGATACTTTTGCGAGTTCGTCGCTGGGGTTTTCCTTCTGGCATTCGTGGTTCGCAAGCTACCGGTGGACGACTATGGCATCTACCTGTTGGCGCAGTCGTTGGCGGCGTTCCTCTATCTCCTTGATTTCGGACTGTCGAACGTGTTGGTACCCCTATACGTGTCCACCTTTGCCCGAGGGGGGATCGCCGAAGTGAGCAAGCTGGCAAGCTGTCTGGTGATGACTCTACTTGGGATGGGGATCGCGGGCGCTACTGGACTCTCTCTGGCGGCAATGCTGATGCCGGAACTGATCCGGCTACCTACGGCACGCATGGCGCTCGCAGTGCAGGTGCTGATCGTGGTGTCGGCCGCGGTTTGTTTAATGTTACCGCAGATGGCACTCGAACATCTGTGCCAGGCATTTCATCGATTTGACCGAGTGAACCAGGTGCAGATAGCGGCAGTTGCAATGCGCGTGGTGCTGACGCTTGTGGTGCTCGACGCGGGAAAGGGAATACTGGCACTGGCGGGGGTTCAGGTGGCTGTGTCGCTTTCGCGGCTCGCAGGGTTGTGGCTGGTAGCGTCGACGGGGATCAGCGGACTATCTCTGCGGTTGTTTTCCTTTGACACCGACAGGCTGCGTGAGGCCATCGGGCTGAGCAGATGGGCTTTTGTCGACGACGTTTCGAGGCGTATCGGGATGAATACGGAGACGGTGGTTCTGGCAGCGCTGGGGTCACTCAATCAAGTTGCGATGTTCGGAATAGGTGGCAAGCTTCCGGCTCACTTGTACCAGTTCGCGGTCCGGGGATTGTCTGTCCTAGTACCAACTCTGACGCAGCATCACGCGGAGGGTGACACGGCGCAGCTCCGGTCGACATTCTGCAATGCCTATCGCGTCTGCCTAACCGGTGTTGTGCCGCTGGCGACATTTGGGTCGATTGGCGCCCGACCGCTCATAGCGATTTGGGCCGGGCCCGCTTACCTGGGAGCAGCGCCAGTTCTATCGTGGCTGATGATTTCGGCGCTATCGATGGTGATATTGACGCCCTCCGACATGGTTCTCTATTCGCACAATCGCATTGGGCAAGCGGCGTGGTTCAGCTGCATTGAGACTCTGGGAAAGATCCTTGTCGTACTAGCGTTGGCGGCGCGGTATGGCGCCGTTGGCGCGGCGGCCGGCGTTGCGGTATGGAATTGGTGCGTGAATCTCTTCTGCTATCTCCCGGCGGCCTGCAAAGTGGCGGAGATGCGTCCGTGGGAGTTGTGGCGTGCGGCGCTGATGGGAAGCTCCGGGGCATCCGGTCAGCAAGCGCAAAGTGAGCGGACGTCCAACCTATTGCAGGGCGGCGCATATGTTGCGTGCGCCGTGGTTCTCGCGGTGGGCGTCCGGCATCTTGCGGCGTTGGAGATGTTTGCAGCCTGTGTCGGTGTTTCGCTACTATATTTCGCGGTCTGGGTGGGTTGCACGGCCCTGCCGATGTGGAGGCGCGCGAGCGCGGAGGCTCCCGCGGTGTTATGA
- a CDS encoding polysaccharide deacetylase family protein, whose protein sequence is MNPSEAMRSELSITVVIPTWRRSEILRATLNSLSEDARTRGGDAVQVVVVCDGNDAGTLELAESYVADSLAMEWVFHNENLGLPSARNTGAIRAKGDLLLFLDDDAEAAPGLLCAHVAAHLQAEAKEADFHYVACGRIMESARVKQSSRTGEFVEQSWMFTLARHEAAIRAGETDPQMTDALTNSYFGLNCSIRRDLFAETGGFNPMLRWMDEELEYGARLYMRGVRFLSTPAMVYHRNDKDLVAYFCRCWGLGGACDTLRAIKLGQHNPQTRNLLKMDTGPVLEQLANRAFWYGHRPGRRIGEWLRWLTERTGSRLAFRLWHDTERLSRYWEAVQEFGTGRAEMRELAGEPVRVLILHSIAAPQNAGEGMYYLSPARFRMLLDRMREGGYRCADPIKLEDADGSWGPRELVLTFDDGYDDFYREVFPLMTQYGLKPLVFLVAERIGDSNRWDHNRGLRKRKLLNADQIKELQRYGVRFGSHSLTHPSLPELNAVELRRELTDSKHRLEDLLGEKVSMFAYPFGEANRRVRAAVVEAGYKFAFTTVEGLNSWQDPFAMLRTEVNESVAPWSYGWKLATGVSPLQSLKVEVSPLLRMIPRELRGPFESALEKWRAGQRTVS, encoded by the coding sequence ATGAACCCGAGCGAAGCGATGAGGAGCGAATTGTCGATCACCGTTGTCATACCTACATGGAGGCGGTCCGAAATCCTGCGCGCAACGTTGAACTCGCTATCCGAGGACGCGCGAACCCGGGGCGGCGACGCGGTACAGGTAGTCGTTGTGTGCGACGGAAATGACGCAGGTACGCTGGAACTCGCTGAGAGTTACGTTGCAGATAGCTTGGCCATGGAATGGGTGTTTCATAATGAGAATCTGGGATTGCCGTCAGCCCGGAACACCGGCGCGATACGGGCAAAGGGAGATCTGCTCCTGTTTCTGGATGATGACGCTGAGGCCGCTCCGGGCTTGCTGTGCGCGCATGTTGCGGCGCATTTGCAGGCCGAGGCTAAGGAGGCGGATTTCCACTATGTCGCCTGTGGCAGGATCATGGAATCGGCGCGAGTCAAACAGAGCAGCCGAACGGGCGAGTTTGTGGAACAGTCCTGGATGTTCACGCTTGCCCGTCACGAGGCGGCGATCCGCGCCGGCGAGACGGACCCTCAAATGACCGACGCACTGACGAACTCTTACTTCGGACTGAACTGTTCGATCCGCCGGGACCTGTTCGCGGAGACCGGTGGATTCAATCCGATGTTGCGCTGGATGGATGAGGAGTTGGAGTACGGGGCACGGCTTTACATGCGCGGAGTGCGGTTCCTTAGCACGCCGGCGATGGTGTATCACCGCAATGATAAGGACTTGGTGGCCTACTTCTGCCGCTGTTGGGGACTGGGCGGCGCCTGCGACACGTTGCGAGCCATCAAGCTGGGACAACACAACCCTCAGACGCGGAACTTACTGAAGATGGACACCGGGCCGGTACTGGAACAATTGGCGAACCGCGCTTTCTGGTATGGACACAGGCCGGGACGCAGGATTGGGGAATGGCTGCGCTGGCTGACGGAGCGAACGGGCTCGCGGTTGGCCTTCCGTTTGTGGCACGACACGGAACGGCTGTCTCGGTACTGGGAAGCTGTGCAGGAATTCGGAACAGGACGAGCAGAAATGCGGGAACTAGCCGGAGAGCCTGTCCGCGTTCTGATACTGCACAGCATCGCGGCGCCGCAGAATGCGGGGGAAGGGATGTACTATTTGTCGCCGGCACGTTTCCGAATGCTACTCGATCGGATGCGCGAGGGAGGATACCGATGCGCAGATCCGATCAAGCTGGAAGATGCGGACGGGAGTTGGGGGCCGCGCGAGCTGGTGCTGACCTTTGATGACGGTTATGACGACTTTTATCGCGAAGTGTTTCCGCTTATGACGCAATACGGACTCAAACCGCTTGTATTTTTGGTAGCGGAGCGGATTGGGGATTCGAATCGCTGGGATCATAATCGAGGACTACGAAAAAGAAAGCTTTTAAACGCTGACCAGATCAAAGAACTGCAGCGGTACGGAGTGCGCTTCGGGTCGCACTCGCTGACTCATCCATCGTTACCGGAATTGAATGCCGTCGAGTTGCGCCGTGAACTAACGGATTCCAAGCATCGACTCGAAGACCTGCTGGGCGAAAAGGTCAGCATGTTTGCCTATCCTTTTGGGGAAGCCAACCGAAGGGTGCGGGCGGCGGTCGTTGAGGCCGGTTATAAGTTCGCTTTTACCACTGTAGAGGGATTGAACTCGTGGCAGGACCCCTTTGCCATGCTCCGGACGGAGGTCAATGAGTCCGTGGCGCCTTGGTCCTACGGCTGGAAGCTGGCCACAGGAGTGAGCCCGCTCCAAAGCTTGAAAGTGGAGGTGTCGCCGCTGCTGAGAATGATCCCGCGTGAGCTACGAGGGCCATTTGAATCTGCATTGGAAAAGTGGCGTGCTGGACAAAGAACTGTCAGCTAG